GGGTCCTTGCGAGGGATTTTTTCTTGGAGAGTGGGGTTGGTGCGCCTGCTCTACGAGAGGGACGCCGTCCGGGCTCAGTTGCCGCCGCAGCTTTGCTGCGGTTCGCGCATCCATGCGCCGGCAAAGCCCTCTGTTCAGCAGGCGCACCAAACCCACTCTCCAAGAAAAAGTCTTGCTAGGTTTATGATTCAGGGTTTTTAAATTTAATTATTCAGATTTACTTGTAGGATCGAGGATTTTAATCCTAATTTTTTGGGCAAAAAAAACGGCGCTCTGGGCGCCGTTTTTACATTGCTAAACTACCTACTAAATATTTTTACAATCTAACGCTCAGACCATCTTTAAGCGCTAGATTTTGTGCTCTTAGTGCCGGGATCAAACCAATCAAAGTTCCACCGATGAAGGTGATCCCAAGATACATTAGCTCTTTCCACATGAATATTGGGCCAGCAAGGTAAAGACCAAACTCCCCTTCAATCCACGGTCCAAGTACGAGTGCTAAGGTAAACGCTAATGCAGTACCAAGGACAATTCCTAGCAACGTCAATAGCGCTGATTCAAACACCAACAAACCGACAATCTGACCTGACTTAGCGCCGATAGCTCTTAGGATCGCCATTTCTCTGCGGCGTTCATTTAGTGATGTTGTTAAAGCGATTAACATCGCCATGAAACCCACAGCGATTACCATCCACGAAATAATTTTTAGGACACCTTCAACAAAGCTTAGGCCCTGCCATAGTTCGCTAAGAACAACACCAGGAATAATCGCCAAAAGCGGCTCTCCTTTGTAGGTATTCAGTTCTCTTTGTAAACTTAAAGTTTCAATTCTTGATTTAGTCCCAACGAAGAACGCTGTGATGCTGTGAACGTGAAGTTTTTCTTTGCTCAACTGATGTGCCGGCACAATTTTATCTTTTGTCGGTGCTGCACCCTCTTGCCAGTCGACGTGCAGCGCTTCCATGCCTTCTAGTTGCATATAGATAGCACGATCTAGTGGTGTACCCGTTGAAGCTAAAATTCCCGATACAACAAAAGGCTTATCACCGTGATCTTGAATCCCCTCACCTTTTGTTACCCCGTGGGTAACTACGATTTTATCACCGATGCGGTAGTTTAATTTTCTTGCTACTTCGGCACCCAATACCACATCAAACAGTTCTTTAAACTCAATCCCTTGGGCAACTTTAACTTTCTGCTGACCACGATAATGATAGTGCTTAAAGAAATCTTCAGTCGTTCCTACAACGCGGAACCCGCGATGACCATCACCTAAAGAATAGGGAATAGTCCATTCAATCGCCGGATGCTTTTTTAAAGTTTCATAGGTTTCATAGGAAATATTGTGGGTCGCATTTCCCATGTTAAACACTGTATACAAAATTAATTGCAGTGGTCCGCTGCGAGCGCCGACGATCAAATCAGTTTTACTGATGGTTTGAGTGAACCCTTGTTCAGCCGCTCTTTTCGCTCTTTCGACACTTAATAAAAGCATCACGCTTAATGCAATAGAAATCACAGTTAAGATTGTAGCAAACGAGCGGTTCTTTAAAGACTTCAGGGCTAAACTTAGGAAAACCATTACACAACCTTATTAATTGAGTCTAACGAGATGGAGCGTGAAAAAAGTTTTTCAATGTTGCGGTCATGGGAAACAAAAACCACAGTCGTGCCGTACAGATCAGAGAGTTCAAACATCAACTTTAAGAACTTCTCTCTGTGATCAGTATCTAATGCTGAAGTTGGTTCGTCGGCCAATAACAAATCGGGCTTACCTAAAAGGGCACGGGCCACAGCCACACGTTGCTGCTGACCAACACTTAACTCCCCTACTTTTTTTCCTAATAGGTCACCGATGCCTAAGTTTCCACATAGCGCTCGGATCACAAGTGCTGTATCCACGCTGCCTAATCTAGCTCTGCGTGCGGGGCTTAAGTGAATGGGAAGTTCGATATTTTCTTGAACAGTCAGATAATTAATCAAATTGAAATTCTGAAACACGTAACCCATGTGCTCAGCACGGAAGGCATCCCGTTCAGCATCGTTCATCTTTACGAAGTCACAACCTAGGATCTTAAGGCTGCCAGATGTGGGCTTTAAAACCCCGGAAAAAAGCTCAAGCAAAGTGGTCTTACCGGTTCCGCTGGGGCCGTATAAGAACAACTCCTCCCCACGGACTACGGAAAATTCTGGGATTCGCAATGTCGGGTTTTCTTGCCCGGGATAAGTGAACTGTAAATCGCGAATCTCTACCAGAATATTACTTGAGCTCAAGACTTTCTCCGTTCTTAGTGATCTCTGCTGATTTTTGAACTGAATCAACGATCGCATCCACCTGCACTGTTTTAATGCGTGGGAAGGCTTTTTGAAAATTAAATTCAACGCTGGTGCCCGCCACTGGTGCGGTGCAAGTGACTGAAAACTCTGCAATCACTTCGGCGTGGGCGCGGCGTTCTTGATTCACTTCAAAAATTTCTTTTTTGATTTCGCAGTTCAAAGATTTATCAAAGACGATCATGTCCGCAATTTTTTCTTCAAGCTTTGCCAGGCCTTTTTCTTTGCGGGCTTTATCTTTCTTAGATTTAGCTTCGTGCTCAAAGCCATATATGGCTTCTGCATTCACGTGCAGTTCAATTTTTCCTTTTTTATCGTCAAAGCCCATCGTGGTTGTCGCCAAACCATGAAGATGCTTTTTCTGAACTGGAGCGCTTTCCGGTTCTGACTGCGCCGAACTGACATTTGCTGCAAAAACAATAGCTGAAAAAAGAAGAACTTTAAACACAAGGACCTCCTCAGTTATTTGTACGGTTCAACAGCTTCCCCAACGAGCTCAAACGAGGCATCGCCGTACATTGATTTTTTAGTAACTAGATTCAAAGTACCATATACCCAAATCGGCCCTACGGCTACTTCCGTTCCGCGCTTCATTTTAACATACACCATTTGATTTGGTGGAGGCGCAGGAACGTGAATGCATGCCTGAGGACTTGGAACCAATAAAAACTCAATCACATCTTTTTGATCATCCTCTAATGGCACCATGAAGCCAGGGATTTTAACGGCCTTCCCGTTTAAAGAGGTCAGCTCTGAAGAACCTGTTCCTGAGATATAATCCATCTCGCCCAAAAGGCGCCAATCGACTTCCACCCCGTTTAAATTAGCAGAACCGCCACCAATGCCGTGATAAATCACTGCCCCCGTGACAACCGCTAATATAAAAATACCCGCTAAAACCCACTTTTTCATATTCTATTATTAAAGACCATTCTGACCTAAATATGCAATAGCTTTGCGCCCCGTCGGCGCCTCTGATATAAGAGAATCCTTAGCGTAAATACGAGGCCTAATATGAGCAGCAAAATTCAAAGAGTTCGTGGCACCAGAGACCTTCTTCCCGAGGACAGTCTTGTTTTCCGTTTTGTCGAAGATTCAGCCTATGATGCCGCTTTGTTGTACGGTTTCGGCGAAATTGAAACTCCGATTTTTGAATTTTCTGAAGTATTTCACCGCACTCTTGGCGAAACCAGCGATGTTGTCAGTAAAGAGACTTATGATTTTACAGATCGCAGCGGAGAGAAACTCACTTTGAGACCCGAAGGAACAGCGGGTGTCGCGCGCGCATTTATCTCTGAAGG
This is a stretch of genomic DNA from Bdellovibrio reynosensis. It encodes these proteins:
- a CDS encoding ZrgA family zinc uptake protein gives rise to the protein MFKVLLFSAIVFAANVSSAQSEPESAPVQKKHLHGLATTTMGFDDKKGKIELHVNAEAIYGFEHEAKSKKDKARKEKGLAKLEEKIADMIVFDKSLNCEIKKEIFEVNQERRAHAEVIAEFSVTCTAPVAGTSVEFNFQKAFPRIKTVQVDAIVDSVQKSAEITKNGESLELK
- a CDS encoding ABC transporter permease, with the protein product MVFLSLALKSLKNRSFATILTVISIALSVMLLLSVERAKRAAEQGFTQTISKTDLIVGARSGPLQLILYTVFNMGNATHNISYETYETLKKHPAIEWTIPYSLGDGHRGFRVVGTTEDFFKHYHYRGQQKVKVAQGIEFKELFDVVLGAEVARKLNYRIGDKIVVTHGVTKGEGIQDHGDKPFVVSGILASTGTPLDRAIYMQLEGMEALHVDWQEGAAPTKDKIVPAHQLSKEKLHVHSITAFFVGTKSRIETLSLQRELNTYKGEPLLAIIPGVVLSELWQGLSFVEGVLKIISWMVIAVGFMAMLIALTTSLNERRREMAILRAIGAKSGQIVGLLVFESALLTLLGIVLGTALAFTLALVLGPWIEGEFGLYLAGPIFMWKELMYLGITFIGGTLIGLIPALRAQNLALKDGLSVRL
- a CDS encoding DUF3299 domain-containing protein; protein product: MKKWVLAGIFILAVVTGAVIYHGIGGGSANLNGVEVDWRLLGEMDYISGTGSSELTSLNGKAVKIPGFMVPLEDDQKDVIEFLLVPSPQACIHVPAPPPNQMVYVKMKRGTEVAVGPIWVYGTLNLVTKKSMYGDASFELVGEAVEPYK
- a CDS encoding ABC transporter ATP-binding protein, which produces MSSSNILVEIRDLQFTYPGQENPTLRIPEFSVVRGEELFLYGPSGTGKTTLLELFSGVLKPTSGSLKILGCDFVKMNDAERDAFRAEHMGYVFQNFNLINYLTVQENIELPIHLSPARRARLGSVDTALVIRALCGNLGIGDLLGKKVGELSVGQQQRVAVARALLGKPDLLLADEPTSALDTDHREKFLKLMFELSDLYGTTVVFVSHDRNIEKLFSRSISLDSINKVV